In the genome of Bdellovibrio bacteriovorus, one region contains:
- a CDS encoding L,D-transpeptidase family protein, giving the protein MKMMRILPKSFVLGMSLIAIAPQMTWAQSQTAYIQDQVTRARTNPIINPKWGSFLLRTDRLDKLYSLRGYQSIWVDSTGTPNAMVNTLKNILLSADRHGLNPADYWDAQIEKGYQATMKNPGVQWITFELLASEALVRYVTHLSTGRFDPELIDTDIKFKKKEFTEFQELNAAVSYGPASLAANLENFAPTHPRYKDLLSILNTLKSQKSSGGWPTINSPGFALKLGVTDPVISQLRTRLNQLGYSISNNGGNTFDSEFDTVLRKFQSANGLTSDGIIGTRSEVLRALNFTPSQRIAQVEANMEKLRWLPKSLETRHIFVNLATTEFRLYDDTGRVFYFNTVAGQAFRRTPSMRDQITFVNLNPYWTVPRSIAIRDKLPLLKQDRNYLQKHNMILIEEATDEEVDPSTIDWKNMTARNFVYYIRQLPGPDNALGVVKFPLQNPWAIYMHDTNEKSLFAESKRHRSSGCVRLEQPLELAAYLLQDQPGWSLYDIQNYVPLNDNYIPGEIDKKVTLKKPMPVYFMYLTVEKGEDGSMRFIDDVYGQDTRVSKAISNKRSGDELF; this is encoded by the coding sequence ATGAAGATGATGAGAATACTTCCGAAGTCTTTTGTTTTGGGCATGAGTTTAATCGCCATTGCACCGCAAATGACATGGGCGCAAAGCCAAACGGCTTATATTCAAGATCAAGTAACCCGCGCTCGGACCAATCCTATTATCAATCCTAAGTGGGGAAGCTTTCTTCTGCGCACGGATCGTTTAGATAAGCTTTATTCTTTACGTGGTTATCAATCTATTTGGGTCGACTCTACGGGAACACCTAATGCGATGGTGAACACTTTAAAAAACATTCTTTTAAGCGCAGATCGCCATGGCTTAAATCCTGCGGATTATTGGGATGCGCAAATCGAAAAAGGCTATCAAGCCACGATGAAAAATCCAGGTGTTCAATGGATCACCTTTGAACTTTTAGCTTCCGAAGCCTTGGTTCGTTACGTGACTCATCTTTCAACGGGGCGTTTTGATCCTGAACTTATCGATACAGATATTAAGTTTAAGAAAAAAGAATTCACCGAGTTCCAAGAGTTGAACGCGGCTGTTTCCTACGGCCCGGCTTCTTTAGCTGCGAACTTAGAAAATTTTGCGCCGACGCATCCGCGCTATAAAGATTTGCTTTCCATCTTGAACACGCTGAAATCGCAAAAATCCAGCGGAGGGTGGCCGACCATCAATTCTCCGGGTTTTGCCTTAAAGCTGGGCGTGACTGATCCTGTGATCAGCCAACTGCGCACGCGTTTAAATCAATTGGGTTACTCGATCTCAAATAATGGCGGTAACACTTTCGATAGCGAATTTGATACGGTCCTTAGAAAATTTCAATCAGCGAACGGATTGACCTCTGACGGTATTATCGGCACGCGCTCTGAAGTTTTAAGAGCTTTGAACTTCACGCCGTCCCAACGAATCGCGCAAGTCGAAGCCAATATGGAGAAACTCCGTTGGCTGCCAAAAAGCTTGGAAACACGTCACATTTTCGTGAATCTAGCGACCACAGAGTTCCGTCTTTATGATGACACCGGCAGAGTCTTTTACTTTAACACCGTGGCTGGCCAGGCCTTCCGCCGCACGCCTTCCATGCGCGATCAAATTACATTCGTGAACTTAAATCCGTATTGGACTGTTCCACGAAGTATCGCGATTCGCGACAAGCTGCCTTTGTTAAAGCAAGATCGCAATTATCTGCAAAAGCACAATATGATTTTGATCGAAGAAGCCACAGATGAAGAAGTGGATCCTTCAACAATTGATTGGAAAAACATGACGGCTCGTAATTTCGTGTATTACATCCGTCAGTTGCCGGGACCAGACAATGCCTTGGGAGTTGTGAAATTCCCGTTGCAAAATCCTTGGGCGATTTACATGCATGATACGAACGAAAAGAGTCTTTTTGCGGAAAGCAAACGTCATCGCAGTTCGGGTTGCGTGCGCTTAGAGCAACCGCTAGAACTTGCGGCGTATCTTCTGCAGGATCAGCCGGGTTGGAGTCTTTATGATATCCAAAACTATGTGCCTTTGAATGACAATTACATCCCTGGCGAGATCGATAAGAAAGTGACTTTGAAAAAGCCAATGCCGGTGTACTTCATGTACTTGACGGTTGAAAAAGGTGAAGACGGTTCGATGCGTTTCATCGACGACGTGTATGGACAAGACACTCGCGTAAGCAAGGCCATTTCTAACAAACGTTCTGGCGACGAACTGTTCTAA
- a CDS encoding cell division protein ZapA produces the protein MTSDKKTYNFLIAGVPYKLKTSHDDATVEELVTFVNNKMNQAMSVTKNGSYQNAAVLTAMNLAEELILLKRKAHRELEKLEEKAMQLSVELENSKNNKVLNN, from the coding sequence GTGACATCTGATAAAAAAACCTACAATTTTCTAATTGCGGGTGTCCCTTACAAATTAAAAACCTCTCATGACGATGCCACAGTCGAAGAGCTCGTCACATTTGTAAATAATAAAATGAATCAGGCCATGTCAGTTACCAAAAACGGTTCTTACCAAAACGCCGCTGTTTTAACAGCGATGAACTTGGCGGAAGAACTGATCCTTTTGAAAAGAAAAGCGCATCGTGAACTTGAAAAGTTGGAAGAAAAAGCGATGCAACTTTCCGTTGAACTAGAAAATTCCAAGAACAACAAGGTTTTGAACAACTAA
- a CDS encoding 5-formyltetrahydrofolate cyclo-ligase, translated as MSFPWSSKKECRSFFKSLCAREFAQGLVQNQQQLNSALQDFFKSQSGVWGAYRALPEEAQVEEVFHISHLKWTFPRMREGHLEFFDAHKFVLGPYGVLEPAPDSPAQDLKDIQGLLIPGLVFNKNGNRLGKGKGFYDKTLSTYQGIKVGVCFNFQVTVDPIPTEAHDVIMDYLITETGVVDCRKYQE; from the coding sequence ATGTCGTTTCCTTGGAGCTCTAAAAAGGAATGTCGTTCCTTCTTTAAATCTCTTTGCGCCCGAGAGTTCGCGCAAGGTCTTGTTCAAAATCAACAGCAGCTTAATTCCGCTTTGCAGGATTTTTTTAAATCACAAAGTGGAGTGTGGGGAGCTTATAGAGCTCTGCCAGAAGAAGCCCAGGTGGAAGAGGTCTTTCATATCTCCCACCTGAAGTGGACTTTTCCGCGGATGCGGGAAGGTCATCTGGAATTCTTTGATGCACACAAGTTTGTGCTGGGACCTTACGGAGTTCTGGAGCCTGCTCCAGATTCGCCCGCGCAAGATCTCAAAGACATTCAAGGCCTGCTGATTCCCGGTTTAGTTTTTAATAAGAATGGCAATCGTCTGGGAAAGGGAAAGGGTTTTTATGACAAAACACTTTCTACTTACCAGGGGATCAAAGTAGGCGTCTGTTTTAACTTTCAAGTGACAGTAGACCCGATCCCGACCGAAGCCCACGATGTGATCATGGATTATTTGATCACAGAGACTGGTGTGGTCGATTGCAGGAAGTATCAGGAGTAA
- the rny gene encoding ribonuclease Y has translation MELVITAIVALLLGGAIVFIIKRVQDENKKKSARVEADRIVNKAKSEAAKIKKDSETKAKDFESRARKNVEADIHKQKSTLKNKESQLDRRLKEIEDQFKSKMEENERYLNTLKDREEKIAISENRIKDLEKKGETHIGELKQKLESVAAMSQDEARRQLLNALEDEAKQEASKKIAQIEEEASKEADKKAKRILATALSRFASEYTSERTVSVLALPNDEMKGKIIGREGRNIRTLEALCGVDLIVDDTPEAVVISGFDPVRRELARRTIEKLMEDGRVHPARIEEVVEKQRSELMKSIKEEGERHVMELGIPNMHPELIKIIGGLKYRSYQGQNALNQALEVANIAGLLAGEMGVNVKIARRAGLLHNIGKAIDHTAEGSYAFVGADFAKKYNESEDVCHAIRAHDEEEKPHSILAWIVHAAFILSSSRPGARRPQMDSFIHRLEDLESIGNSFDGVLKTLALQAGKDVRVLVESSKVTDDQAVMLSRDIARKIEREMPQAGAVKVTVVRETRSVEHAR, from the coding sequence ATGGAGTTAGTAATCACCGCTATCGTAGCGTTGTTGTTGGGTGGAGCCATTGTTTTCATCATCAAGCGTGTTCAAGACGAAAATAAAAAGAAGTCAGCACGAGTAGAAGCAGATCGTATCGTTAATAAAGCGAAGTCCGAAGCTGCAAAAATCAAAAAGGACTCTGAAACCAAAGCCAAAGACTTTGAATCACGGGCCCGCAAAAATGTCGAAGCCGACATCCACAAACAAAAATCCACTTTGAAAAACAAAGAATCTCAGTTGGACCGTCGTTTGAAAGAGATCGAAGATCAGTTCAAAAGTAAAATGGAAGAAAATGAGCGTTATCTAAACACGCTGAAAGACCGCGAAGAAAAAATCGCGATCTCTGAAAATCGCATCAAGGATTTAGAGAAAAAAGGCGAAACACACATTGGCGAACTGAAACAAAAACTAGAGTCTGTGGCAGCAATGAGCCAAGACGAAGCTCGTCGCCAACTTTTGAACGCTCTTGAAGACGAAGCGAAACAAGAAGCTTCTAAAAAGATCGCACAAATTGAAGAAGAAGCTAGCAAAGAAGCCGACAAAAAAGCCAAACGCATTTTGGCAACGGCGCTTTCCCGTTTCGCTTCTGAGTATACATCCGAGCGCACAGTGAGTGTGTTGGCTCTTCCTAATGATGAAATGAAGGGTAAGATTATCGGCCGTGAAGGTCGTAACATTCGTACTCTAGAAGCTCTTTGCGGTGTGGATCTGATCGTCGATGACACTCCAGAGGCCGTGGTTATTTCTGGCTTCGATCCTGTTCGTCGTGAACTGGCTCGCCGTACGATTGAAAAATTGATGGAAGACGGTCGCGTGCATCCCGCACGTATCGAAGAGGTCGTTGAAAAACAACGCTCTGAGCTTATGAAGTCCATCAAAGAAGAGGGCGAACGCCACGTGATGGAATTGGGTATTCCAAACATGCACCCAGAACTTATTAAGATCATCGGTGGTTTGAAATACCGTTCTTATCAAGGTCAAAACGCTTTGAACCAAGCATTGGAAGTGGCGAACATCGCCGGTCTTTTGGCAGGTGAGATGGGTGTGAATGTGAAGATCGCACGTCGTGCGGGTCTTTTGCATAACATCGGTAAGGCTATCGATCACACGGCTGAAGGCAGTTATGCTTTCGTGGGTGCTGATTTCGCGAAAAAATACAACGAATCTGAAGACGTTTGCCACGCGATCCGTGCGCATGATGAAGAAGAAAAGCCGCACTCTATCCTTGCTTGGATTGTGCACGCGGCGTTCATCCTTTCGAGCTCTCGTCCGGGAGCACGCCGTCCGCAAATGGATTCTTTCATCCACCGTTTGGAAGATCTTGAAAGCATCGGTAACAGCTTCGATGGCGTTCTTAAAACTTTGGCTCTGCAAGCCGGCAAAGACGTTCGCGTGCTTGTAGAAAGCAGCAAAGTGACTGATGACCAAGCTGTGATGTTGTCTCGTGATATCGCTCGTAAGATTGAGCGCGAGATGCCACAGGCGGGTGCCGTGAAGGTGACAGTGGTTCGTGAAACTAGAAGCGTTGAACACGCTCGCTAG